A window of Chloracidobacterium sp. N contains these coding sequences:
- the gatC gene encoding Asp-tRNA(Asn)/Glu-tRNA(Gln) amidotransferase subunit GatC, with amino-acid sequence MAITTQDVEKIAQLANLRPSAADLDRLAAQMGAIVGYFDRLNELDTTDVPPMSHCSAVGDTALRPDTPHTPPGTGTALANAPASGYGHFKVPRVL; translated from the coding sequence ATGGCCATCACCACCCAGGATGTTGAGAAAATCGCCCAGCTTGCCAATCTGCGTCCCTCGGCGGCCGATCTCGACCGCCTGGCGGCGCAGATGGGCGCCATTGTCGGTTACTTCGACCGTTTGAATGAGCTGGACACCACGGATGTGCCGCCGATGTCGCACTGTAGCGCCGTGGGCGATACGGCCCTGCGTCCCGATACACCGCACACCCCGCCCGGAACCGGGACCGCCCTGGCCAATGCCCCGGCGTCCGGGTACGGGCACTTCAAGGTTCCCCGCGTGCTCTGA
- a CDS encoding protein kinase domain-containing protein encodes MTRCRRQRSTWHELTWRALRAGLCLLLCLSSGQMVPARKTGAGAKPAAPVRPPAVPTTSAPMAFLPGAHTFTDMDGLPQNSVMTMTGDADGYLWIGTQDGAARYDGYQWQRINMPGAGTSNWVRAILQSRDGRMWFGTHASGLFAWRDGQFVGHYQSGQAGFPHDMVTALAEVPENGGAALWAGTPGGLARFDGQQWQTFNQSNAGLPSDEVRTLLATERDGQPLLWVATSRGLVEWQGGQVQRLHSTTTESMPSDDIRALGEVREPNGTRTLWAGFANHGVATYRNGQWQVVREDFGGTKQIRSLAVTYQPDGTATVWVGTNGGGLAACQNGNWTLYNTDTRVIPNSEVTSIYETRTGNGPPLLWVGTNSGGLARLRLGSWQRVTFPPEMIPTVGVKALLEYTEPDGSRTFWIGTRNHGAARLRQGRWEIFQMENSPLPSRFVSCLLKTDRVSGGPAVWIGTATGGLAQFQNGQWTVFNRENGALPDNGIWSLLETMDENGTPRLLVGTEKGVAVWQEGRWSRFPLAESGVGNEYVTAMLATPEPEGGLRLWFGTFGGGVATLYRGQWTVYNRANGTLSSDVVRSLHMLVDGNRRTLWVGTYGGVTIGEWQGTGIEWHTLTDSTDPALPNNVIYEIRHDRQGRIYLFTNRGVARLTPDAGQGWRRPRLETFTTEDGLPSNECNGGSALRDSEGRLWIGTVAGLGVFDERLENREYRTVPPRLVRLLVNGQPRKLEARLALSHGENEVTFEYELLGFFRSAETRYSTQLIGYEAQPTPWLPDRRRTFASLSPGTYTFWIRSRDYLGQVQEVTTASITISPPWWIRWWAFTLYALACVALGLGLMQWRVYVLRQRTLALEAKVAERTAALASANQDLAEKNLKLLEANRDLARKNEELDEAQRRTDLVFSALAEALPGKVLDGKYRLDVKIGSGGFGVVYEGTQLALNRKVAVKVFRPTAGNDSPQALERFRQEGISACRVNHPNAVAVLDSGVSSEGIAYIVMELLRGYSLSDELRRYGTLPPTRCAEILIPVLDVLDAAHAEGVIHRDIKPDNIFLHQTKDGEVIKVVDFGVAKLMQEEMSGEQTVSALGVVVGTAAYLAPERINHLAYDGKSDVYAVGVMLYQMLTGLLPFASASGFVGIALQHLTHKPRPVHEVISDVPPELSRLVAQALEKDPARRPTAREMAVALGSYLTQSAAVNSRGFPKVTPPTPPDDDPFSAPTLIGQP; translated from the coding sequence ATGACACGGTGCAGACGGCAGCGTTCAACCTGGCACGAGCTGACCTGGCGGGCGCTCCGGGCCGGGCTGTGCCTGCTGCTGTGCCTGTCCTCCGGTCAGATGGTGCCTGCCCGGAAAACAGGCGCCGGGGCAAAGCCGGCTGCGCCGGTCCGTCCGCCGGCCGTCCCAACCACGTCGGCCCCGATGGCGTTCCTGCCCGGCGCGCACACGTTTACCGATATGGACGGCCTGCCGCAAAACTCGGTCATGACCATGACCGGCGACGCCGACGGGTATCTGTGGATTGGCACGCAGGATGGCGCCGCGCGCTATGACGGCTATCAGTGGCAGCGCATCAACATGCCCGGCGCGGGAACGTCCAACTGGGTGCGTGCCATCTTGCAGTCCAGAGACGGCCGGATGTGGTTTGGCACGCATGCCAGCGGCCTGTTTGCCTGGCGGGATGGGCAGTTTGTTGGTCACTACCAGTCCGGGCAGGCCGGCTTTCCCCACGATATGGTGACGGCGCTGGCCGAGGTCCCGGAGAACGGCGGCGCTGCGCTCTGGGCCGGGACGCCTGGCGGGCTGGCCCGCTTCGATGGACAACAGTGGCAGACCTTCAACCAGTCCAACGCCGGCTTGCCCAGCGACGAAGTCCGCACCCTGCTGGCGACGGAACGTGACGGGCAGCCTCTGCTGTGGGTGGCAACCAGTCGTGGCCTCGTCGAATGGCAGGGCGGGCAGGTGCAGCGCCTCCATTCCACCACAACGGAGTCCATGCCGTCCGATGACATTCGGGCCCTGGGTGAAGTGCGTGAACCCAATGGGACACGTACCCTGTGGGCCGGTTTTGCCAACCATGGCGTGGCAACCTACCGCAACGGGCAATGGCAGGTGGTGCGGGAAGACTTTGGCGGCACGAAGCAGATTCGGAGCCTGGCCGTGACCTACCAGCCGGATGGGACCGCGACGGTCTGGGTCGGCACGAATGGCGGCGGACTGGCCGCCTGCCAGAACGGAAACTGGACGCTCTACAACACAGATACGCGGGTCATCCCCAACAGTGAAGTCACCTCGATATATGAGACCCGAACAGGGAATGGCCCGCCGCTGCTGTGGGTCGGGACGAACAGCGGCGGACTGGCGCGCCTCCGGCTTGGCTCATGGCAGCGTGTCACCTTTCCCCCGGAGATGATCCCCACCGTTGGGGTCAAAGCCCTGCTGGAATACACGGAACCGGATGGCTCCCGCACCTTCTGGATCGGGACGCGCAACCACGGCGCGGCCCGTCTGCGGCAGGGGCGCTGGGAAATCTTCCAGATGGAAAACAGTCCGCTCCCCAGCCGCTTTGTGTCGTGTCTGCTCAAAACCGACCGCGTCTCCGGCGGCCCGGCCGTGTGGATCGGAACCGCCACCGGCGGTCTGGCGCAGTTTCAGAACGGACAATGGACGGTATTCAACCGGGAAAATGGGGCGCTGCCCGACAACGGCATCTGGAGCCTGCTGGAGACGATGGATGAAAACGGGACGCCACGGCTGCTCGTGGGCACGGAAAAAGGCGTGGCTGTGTGGCAGGAAGGGCGCTGGAGCCGGTTTCCCCTCGCCGAGTCGGGCGTGGGCAATGAGTATGTGACCGCCATGCTCGCCACCCCGGAACCGGAAGGCGGGCTGCGCCTGTGGTTCGGCACCTTTGGCGGCGGGGTGGCCACGCTGTACCGTGGGCAGTGGACGGTGTACAACCGCGCCAACGGCACACTTTCCAGCGACGTGGTGCGCTCCCTGCACATGCTGGTGGATGGAAACCGGCGTACGCTGTGGGTCGGCACGTACGGTGGCGTCACCATCGGTGAGTGGCAGGGGACCGGTATCGAGTGGCATACCCTGACGGACAGCACGGACCCGGCGCTCCCGAACAACGTCATCTATGAAATCCGCCACGACCGGCAGGGGCGCATTTACCTGTTTACGAATCGCGGTGTGGCGCGTCTGACGCCGGATGCCGGCCAGGGGTGGCGTCGCCCACGGCTCGAAACCTTTACCACCGAAGACGGCCTGCCGAGCAACGAGTGCAACGGTGGATCGGCGCTGCGCGACAGTGAGGGCCGCCTCTGGATCGGAACCGTGGCCGGTCTGGGCGTTTTTGATGAGCGCCTTGAAAACCGGGAATACCGGACCGTGCCGCCGCGTCTCGTGCGCCTGCTCGTCAACGGGCAGCCCCGGAAGCTGGAGGCGCGCCTGGCGCTCAGCCACGGGGAAAATGAAGTGACGTTTGAATATGAGCTGCTGGGTTTCTTTCGCAGCGCCGAAACCCGGTACTCAACGCAACTCATCGGCTACGAGGCACAGCCCACGCCCTGGCTGCCCGACCGCCGGCGTACCTTTGCCAGTCTGTCGCCCGGCACGTACACCTTCTGGATTCGCAGCCGGGACTACCTGGGTCAGGTGCAGGAAGTGACGACGGCTTCCATCACCATTTCTCCGCCGTGGTGGATTCGCTGGTGGGCCTTTACGCTCTACGCCCTGGCGTGTGTGGCGCTCGGCCTCGGCCTCATGCAATGGCGGGTGTATGTGCTGCGCCAGCGGACGCTTGCCCTCGAAGCCAAAGTGGCCGAGCGGACGGCGGCCCTGGCGTCCGCCAACCAGGACCTGGCCGAAAAGAATCTCAAACTGCTCGAAGCCAACCGGGACTTGGCACGCAAGAACGAAGAACTGGACGAAGCGCAACGCCGGACCGACCTGGTGTTCAGTGCCCTGGCAGAAGCCCTGCCCGGCAAGGTGCTCGATGGGAAATACCGCCTGGATGTGAAGATCGGCTCCGGCGGCTTCGGCGTTGTGTATGAAGGCACGCAGCTTGCCCTCAATCGCAAGGTGGCCGTCAAGGTGTTTCGTCCAACAGCCGGCAATGATTCACCCCAGGCGCTGGAGCGTTTCCGCCAGGAAGGCATTTCAGCCTGTCGCGTCAACCACCCGAACGCCGTGGCCGTACTGGATTCCGGCGTGTCTTCGGAAGGGATCGCCTACATCGTGATGGAGTTGCTGCGGGGCTACTCGCTCTCCGATGAGTTGCGGCGGTATGGCACATTGCCTCCCACCCGGTGCGCCGAAATTCTCATTCCGGTGCTCGATGTTCTCGATGCCGCCCATGCCGAAGGCGTGATCCACCGCGACATCAAGCCCGACAACATCTTTCTGCACCAGACAAAAGACGGCGAAGTCATCAAGGTTGTGGATTTTGGCGTGGCCAAGCTGATGCAGGAAGAGATGTCGGGCGAGCAGACGGTCAGTGCGCTGGGCGTCGTCGTGGGCACGGCGGCCTATCTGGCGCCGGAGCGCATCAATCATCTGGCTTATGATGGGAAGTCGGATGTCTATGCCGTCGGGGTGATGCTGTATCAGATGCTGACGGGACTGCTGCCTTTTGCCAGTGCCAGCGGCTTTGTCGGCATTGCGCTCCAGCACCTGACCCATAAACCCCGGCCGGTTCACGAGGTCATTTCCGACGTTCCACCGGAACTCAGTCGCCTGGTGGCGCAGGCCTTGGAAAAGGACCCGGCCCGGCGCCCTACGGCGCGTGAAATGGCCGTGGCTTTGGGGAGCTATCTGACTCAATCGGCTGCCGTCAACAGTCGTGGCTTCCCGAAAGTGACACCGCCCACACCCCCTGACGATGATCCTTTCAGTGCCCCAACCCTCATCGGTCAGCCATGA
- a CDS encoding response regulator transcription factor codes for MTEAAKTSVLIVDDDRTIRLTVGAYLSGQGFTVLEAATGREAIETATKHRPQAIILDVILPDLDGLQICRLLRECNIQSPILFLSTDTELDTRLRGFSYGGDDFLTKPFNMLELGARLQAILRRHTIVPDIEEIIVRGDLSIDVIRRRVIRNGKAIELTPTEFRILLTMARRPGQVFSRDRLLDELQDEEGYLRNVDPHIARLRAKIEPIPGRPTYVQTVWGQGYKFEYANATNP; via the coding sequence ATGACCGAAGCCGCCAAAACCAGTGTGCTGATTGTTGACGATGACCGGACGATTCGCCTGACGGTCGGGGCTTACCTGAGTGGGCAGGGATTTACGGTGCTCGAAGCGGCCACCGGACGCGAAGCCATCGAGACCGCCACGAAGCACCGCCCCCAGGCCATTATCCTCGATGTCATCCTGCCGGACCTCGACGGACTCCAAATCTGCCGCCTGCTCCGTGAATGCAACATTCAGTCGCCGATTCTCTTTCTTTCGACCGACACCGAACTCGACACGCGGTTGCGGGGTTTTTCCTACGGCGGTGATGACTTCCTCACCAAGCCGTTCAACATGCTCGAACTCGGCGCGCGCCTTCAGGCAATTCTGCGGCGGCATACCATTGTTCCCGACATCGAGGAAATCATCGTCCGGGGTGACCTTTCCATTGATGTCATCCGGCGGCGCGTCATCCGCAACGGCAAGGCGATTGAACTGACGCCAACCGAGTTTCGCATCCTGCTCACCATGGCGCGCCGTCCGGGGCAGGTCTTTTCCCGTGACCGCCTGCTCGATGAGCTACAGGATGAAGAAGGCTATCTCCGCAACGTTGACCCGCACATTGCGCGGCTCCGGGCAAAAATCGAGCCCATTCCCGGCCGTCCGACCTACGTGCAGACGGTGTGGGGGCAGGGCTACAAGTTCGAGTACGCCAACGCCACCAACCCGTAA
- a CDS encoding dolichyl-phosphate beta-glucosyltransferase, with protein MTDVPSLSLVIPAYNEAARLAPTLESVGAYFRDFAGGVEVIVVDDGSVDGTAAVVQQLVPSFARQGLSLQVLSNPGNQGKGYSVRHGFLASRGQVVLFSDADLSTPLTETPKLLEPITAGQYEAAIGSRDLPDSQIGVHQSALREFAGRCFNRFVRVLTGLKYADTQCGFKAFRRDVFLPVFQAQQVQGFAFDVEILYLAQNIGARVAEVPVVWNHAEGSKVGFNWRSVRPFWDVALLPWRWQRGGYAQVAAVPVPLPPGLTK; from the coding sequence GTGACAGACGTTCCATCCCTCAGCCTGGTCATCCCGGCTTACAACGAAGCCGCCCGTCTTGCCCCGACGCTGGAAAGCGTCGGGGCCTACTTCCGGGATTTTGCCGGTGGTGTGGAAGTCATCGTCGTGGATGATGGCTCGGTGGACGGAACGGCGGCGGTGGTGCAGCAGCTTGTCCCGTCCTTTGCGCGTCAGGGGCTTTCCCTGCAGGTGTTGTCCAATCCGGGCAATCAGGGAAAAGGCTACAGTGTGCGGCATGGCTTTCTGGCGTCCCGCGGCCAGGTTGTGCTGTTTTCGGACGCCGACCTTTCGACACCGTTGACCGAAACTCCCAAGCTGCTGGAACCGATTACCGCCGGGCAGTACGAAGCCGCCATCGGTTCCCGTGACCTGCCGGATTCGCAGATTGGCGTGCATCAGTCCGCCCTGCGTGAGTTCGCCGGCCGGTGCTTCAACCGCTTCGTGCGCGTCCTGACGGGACTGAAGTACGCCGACACCCAGTGTGGTTTCAAAGCCTTCCGGCGGGATGTGTTTCTGCCCGTGTTTCAGGCGCAGCAGGTGCAGGGCTTTGCCTTCGATGTGGAAATTCTCTACCTGGCGCAAAACATCGGCGCGCGGGTGGCCGAAGTGCCGGTGGTGTGGAATCACGCGGAAGGCTCGAAGGTCGGTTTCAACTGGCGTTCCGTGCGGCCGTTCTGGGATGTCGCTTTGCTCCCGTGGCGCTGGCAGCGGGGCGGTTACGCCCAGGTGGCGGCCGTCCCTGTGCCACTACCTCCGGGCCTCACGAAGTGA
- a CDS encoding class I fructose-bisphosphate aldolase, whose amino-acid sequence MIGEIERLLGDEAEALLTYRAKGISAEHLHLPGPDFVDRVFTPSDRSPQVLRSLQQLFDHGRLAGTGYMSILPVDQGIEHSAGASFAPNPIYFDGDNIVKLAIEGGCNAVATTFGVLGFAARKYAHKIPFIVKINHNEFLSYPNKYDQVMFGRIEQAWNLGAVAVGATIYFGSPESSRQIQEVSEAFQAAHELGMATILWCYTRNAAFKTAEKDYHVAADLTGQANHLGVTLQADIIKQKLPENNGGYEALKFGKTHKKVYSELATDHPIEWTRYQVANCYMGRAGLINSGGASGDNDFAEAVRTAVINKRAGGMGLISGRKAFQRPMADGVKLLNLIQDVYLAPEVTIA is encoded by the coding sequence ATGATTGGAGAAATTGAACGCCTGCTTGGCGACGAAGCCGAGGCTTTGCTGACCTATCGTGCGAAAGGCATTTCAGCCGAGCACCTGCACCTGCCCGGACCGGATTTCGTGGATCGGGTCTTCACCCCATCGGACCGCTCACCCCAGGTGCTGCGAAGCTTGCAGCAGCTCTTTGACCACGGCCGTTTGGCGGGGACTGGCTACATGTCCATCCTGCCGGTTGACCAGGGGATCGAGCACAGCGCCGGGGCTTCCTTTGCGCCCAATCCCATCTACTTTGACGGTGACAACATCGTGAAGCTGGCCATCGAAGGCGGATGCAATGCCGTGGCGACAACCTTCGGCGTGCTGGGTTTCGCCGCTCGCAAGTATGCCCACAAAATTCCCTTCATCGTCAAAATCAACCACAACGAGTTTCTCTCCTACCCGAACAAATATGATCAGGTGATGTTCGGGCGCATCGAGCAGGCGTGGAATCTGGGCGCGGTGGCCGTGGGTGCGACGATTTACTTCGGCTCGCCCGAATCGAGCCGGCAGATTCAGGAAGTCTCCGAGGCGTTTCAAGCGGCTCACGAACTGGGTATGGCGACGATCCTGTGGTGCTACACCCGCAATGCTGCCTTCAAGACAGCCGAGAAGGACTACCACGTGGCAGCCGACCTGACAGGCCAGGCCAATCACCTGGGGGTGACGCTTCAGGCCGACATCATCAAGCAGAAACTGCCCGAAAACAACGGCGGCTATGAGGCCCTCAAGTTCGGCAAGACGCACAAAAAAGTCTATTCGGAGCTGGCGACGGACCATCCCATCGAGTGGACGCGCTACCAGGTCGCCAACTGCTACATGGGGCGGGCCGGTCTCATCAACAGCGGCGGTGCATCGGGGGACAACGATTTTGCCGAAGCGGTCCGCACGGCCGTCATCAACAAACGCGCTGGTGGCATGGGGTTGATTTCCGGGCGCAAGGCTTTCCAGCGGCCCATGGCCGATGGCGTCAAGCTGCTCAACCTCATCCAGGATGTGTATCTCGCCCCGGAAGTGACCATCGCGTGA
- a CDS encoding PAS domain-containing sensor histidine kinase, which translates to MSSEHPVSIVNPQEATRALRAYRLRRVRTLSLLILVIVLLGALVVQSAFNVLPFLAPRNVSATLMLYALSALNFLALIILLALLIRNVMKLQQERRQRTLGTSFQTRLVTASLIVSALPLLMLFFFAYGLLNRSLDKWFNLPAERYRESAVAIQRLVLTREMRSLQDDGRAVGRRLVSWLATEKAPGKTERTMLPESARMEPARKLFVDEAQALGIEAGQWLDREGQPRTIFGDWTELPPGFVAGLHRRARSDPFPAGHLERNLNTFIAAAVPVGETGDVLVVVRTMPPVLDQKIAELTRVANQRATLAAESRTLKINYLLILGFVTLFLMFGAMWFAITTARFVIVPLRALAEATEAVAQGNLDYVVRVEAQDELAVLVDSFNAMAQQLRVNRTQLDERRRYIETILGSLCTGIVSLDTQWRVTTFNPAACNMLGATPAVGDEFLQHVPPGNRGDFERLLRRARRVPQTTLETEIRLPDRPSMQVALTATRLSDTGGQITGVVVMLDDISPIMQAQRNTVWSEVARRMAHEIKNPLTPIQLSTERIARNVARQAAHLPRLRATVEECAASIIGEVTTLQRLVDEFSRFAKLPDAQLAPGSLDDIVERTVILYAERLDGIRLTTGLAGNLPPVLLDAEQIKRCLVNLIDNALHAIEASGEKPARGEIRITTEYAAARETVRLRVSDTGVGIPPEARNRLFEPYFSTRERGTGLGLAIVAHILADHRATIRYEPNHPRGATFVLEFPAAEVPSSRTAAEASPLPTGPVLPVGP; encoded by the coding sequence ATGTCTTCCGAGCACCCGGTGAGCATCGTCAACCCCCAGGAAGCGACCCGTGCGCTGCGCGCCTATCGTCTGCGGCGGGTACGGACGCTGTCCCTGCTCATTCTCGTCATCGTACTCCTGGGGGCGCTCGTCGTTCAGTCAGCGTTCAATGTGCTGCCTTTTCTCGCGCCGCGCAATGTTTCGGCGACGTTGATGCTGTATGCGCTGTCGGCGCTGAACTTCCTGGCGCTCATCATCCTGCTGGCGCTCCTGATTCGCAACGTCATGAAGTTGCAGCAGGAACGGCGGCAGCGCACCCTGGGTACGTCCTTCCAGACGCGCCTGGTGACGGCTTCGCTCATCGTTTCCGCCCTGCCGCTGCTGATGCTGTTTTTCTTTGCCTACGGGCTGTTGAACCGCAGCCTTGACAAGTGGTTCAACCTTCCGGCCGAACGCTACCGGGAGAGCGCCGTGGCCATTCAGCGGTTGGTGCTGACCCGCGAAATGCGTTCCCTGCAGGATGACGGGCGCGCCGTCGGGCGCCGGCTGGTGTCCTGGCTGGCGACCGAAAAAGCGCCGGGGAAGACGGAACGAACAATGCTGCCGGAAAGCGCGCGAATGGAACCGGCGCGGAAGCTTTTTGTGGATGAAGCGCAGGCGCTCGGCATTGAAGCCGGCCAGTGGCTGGACCGGGAGGGACAGCCCCGCACCATTTTTGGTGACTGGACCGAACTGCCGCCGGGCTTCGTCGCCGGCCTGCATCGGCGCGCGCGGTCGGACCCGTTTCCGGCCGGTCATCTGGAGAGGAACCTGAATACCTTCATCGCCGCGGCCGTTCCGGTCGGAGAGACCGGAGATGTGCTTGTGGTGGTCCGTACGATGCCGCCGGTGCTCGACCAGAAGATTGCCGAACTGACCCGGGTGGCGAACCAGCGGGCGACCCTCGCGGCCGAATCGCGGACGCTCAAGATCAACTACCTGCTGATTCTGGGCTTCGTCACGCTCTTCCTGATGTTCGGCGCGATGTGGTTTGCCATCACCACGGCCCGCTTTGTCATCGTGCCACTGCGGGCGTTGGCCGAAGCGACGGAAGCCGTGGCGCAGGGGAATCTCGATTACGTCGTGCGGGTCGAAGCCCAGGACGAGTTGGCCGTGCTTGTGGATTCCTTCAACGCCATGGCGCAGCAGTTGCGCGTCAACCGGACCCAACTTGATGAGCGCCGCCGCTACATCGAGACCATTCTGGGGAGCCTGTGTACCGGCATTGTCTCACTCGATACGCAGTGGCGGGTGACGACATTCAATCCTGCTGCCTGCAACATGCTGGGTGCAACGCCCGCTGTGGGCGATGAGTTCTTGCAGCATGTGCCACCGGGAAACCGGGGTGATTTCGAGCGGCTTCTGCGGCGTGCCCGGCGGGTGCCCCAGACAACCCTGGAAACCGAAATCCGGCTGCCGGACCGCCCCTCCATGCAGGTGGCACTGACGGCCACGAGGCTTTCGGACACCGGCGGGCAAATCACCGGCGTGGTGGTGATGCTCGACGACATTTCACCCATCATGCAGGCCCAGCGGAATACCGTGTGGAGCGAGGTCGCGCGGCGCATGGCGCATGAAATCAAGAATCCGCTGACGCCCATTCAGCTTTCCACCGAGCGGATCGCGCGCAATGTGGCGCGGCAGGCGGCGCATCTGCCGCGCCTCCGGGCAACGGTCGAGGAATGCGCGGCCAGCATCATTGGGGAAGTGACGACGCTCCAGCGGTTGGTGGACGAGTTTTCGCGTTTTGCCAAGCTCCCGGATGCCCAGCTTGCGCCGGGTTCACTGGATGACATCGTTGAGCGGACAGTTATCCTGTACGCTGAACGGCTGGACGGGATTCGGTTGACCACCGGGCTGGCCGGCAACCTGCCGCCCGTGTTGCTCGATGCCGAACAAATCAAGCGGTGTCTGGTCAATCTCATTGACAATGCCCTGCACGCCATCGAGGCCAGCGGTGAGAAACCGGCGCGGGGTGAGATTCGCATCACCACGGAGTATGCAGCGGCGCGGGAGACGGTCCGGTTGCGGGTTTCAGACACCGGCGTCGGTATTCCGCCGGAAGCCCGCAACCGCCTGTTCGAGCCGTATTTTTCGACCCGTGAACGGGGGACGGGACTGGGGCTGGCGATTGTCGCGCATATTCTGGCCGACCACCGGGCCACGATTCGCTACGAGCCGAACCACCCACGGGGGGCCACGTTCGTCCTTGAGTTTCCGGCCGCCGAAGTGCCTTCCAGTCGAACGGCGGCTGAAGCGTCCCCGCTACCCACCGGGCCCGTGCTGCCCGTCGGCCCGTGA
- the thiL gene encoding thiamine-phosphate kinase — protein MPSERDFLRRLQSVARRGCPDLQLGIGDDAALITPRPGRHLVVMSDALVEDVHFRRRYVPAAAIGHKALAVNLSDCAAMGATPRFCLLSLALPPSAQPLAEDIVQGLLALADRVQVSLVGGDTTASPQSMFVDVCLMGDIAPGCAVTRAGARPDDYLFVSGTLGAAAAALQALEQGAAPPDAASEARFLFPEPRLELGQHLAAHGLATAMLDISDGLSLDLARLCEASQVGAVLEAAALPIALAAVAISPDQTAAHRLALDGGEDYELLFTVSPQQAATVAALSGTAAVGGVSLTCIGRITAGHDITLHMDGEIRPLPARGHDHFVRPGGSGTGTAATWA, from the coding sequence ATGCCTTCCGAACGGGATTTTCTCCGCCGTCTCCAGTCCGTCGCACGCCGTGGATGTCCCGACCTCCAGCTTGGGATTGGAGACGATGCTGCCCTCATCACGCCGCGCCCCGGACGCCACCTGGTCGTCATGAGCGATGCCTTGGTGGAGGATGTGCATTTTCGCCGGCGCTACGTACCGGCCGCGGCCATCGGGCACAAGGCATTGGCCGTCAACCTCAGTGACTGCGCTGCCATGGGTGCGACGCCCCGGTTCTGCCTGCTTTCCCTCGCCCTTCCGCCGTCGGCACAGCCGCTGGCCGAAGACATCGTACAGGGATTGCTGGCTCTGGCTGACCGGGTGCAGGTCAGTCTGGTCGGCGGAGATACCACGGCCAGCCCGCAGTCCATGTTTGTGGATGTATGCCTGATGGGTGACATTGCACCCGGCTGTGCCGTCACCCGCGCCGGGGCCCGGCCGGACGACTACCTGTTTGTGAGTGGAACCCTTGGCGCGGCTGCCGCCGCCCTTCAGGCGCTTGAGCAGGGAGCAGCGCCGCCCGATGCGGCTTCCGAAGCCCGGTTTCTGTTCCCGGAACCGCGTCTCGAACTGGGCCAGCACCTGGCGGCACATGGCCTGGCCACGGCCATGCTCGACATCAGCGATGGACTGTCACTTGATCTGGCCCGGCTGTGCGAAGCCAGCCAGGTTGGCGCGGTGCTGGAGGCGGCGGCACTTCCCATTGCCCTGGCAGCCGTGGCGATCAGCCCCGACCAGACAGCCGCGCACCGGCTGGCGCTCGACGGCGGTGAGGACTACGAACTGCTTTTTACGGTCTCGCCACAGCAGGCGGCAACCGTGGCCGCGCTGAGCGGCACGGCGGCGGTCGGCGGCGTTTCCCTCACCTGCATTGGACGCATCACGGCCGGCCATGACATCACCCTGCACATGGATGGAGAAATCCGCCCGCTTCCGGCGCGCGGCCATGATCACTTCGTGAGGCCCGGAGGTAGTGGCACAGGGACGGCCGCCACCTGGGCGTAA